In a single window of the Carassius carassius chromosome 26, fCarCar2.1, whole genome shotgun sequence genome:
- the LOC132106165 gene encoding P2X purinoceptor 7-like, producing the protein MTFQNGVHVITVQKCQLKRKTSAAKKYRRADYGPVRRRNEEERFRYLAYRSFVSWCWGYLGRSVRVVIPSCVVNRIRLQFPDPAGQSVGFRPPLD; encoded by the exons ATGACGTTTCAGAatg gtgtACATGTAATAACTGTGCAAAAATGCCAATTGAAGAGGAAAACATCTGCTGCAAAGAAATACAGAAG agccgactatggaccagtgagacgcagaaatgaagagga GCGTTTCCGTTATCTGGCCTATCGCAGCTTTGTCAGCTGGTGCTGGGGCTACCTAGGACGTAGTGTGAGGGttgtcatcccctcatgtgttgTTAACCGGATCCGTCTACAGTTTCCTGATCCAGCGGGACAGTCTGTTGGGTTCCGGCCACCCCTCGACTGA